TGTTTTCAAATTAAATATCAGAGCATATAATCAAGGAATTGCTTTTAGGTATGAATTTGAAAATAATGGAGAAATCATCATTAAAGAAGAACTTACAGAATTTGCCTTGCCTGCCGACTCAGAAGTATGGGTTTCCCATAATGCTCAGGCCAACATTGCCAAAAGAAAGGTTTCAGAATTGGAAGACAAATTAGTGGAACGCCCGCTTTTGGCACAGCTTAACGATTCCTTATTTGTAGCACTTGGCGAAGCTGCATTAATTGATTTTGCGAGAATGAAGTTTGCACCAAATAAGGAAAAACCAGGAACCTTGGTGGCTAGTCTAGATGGCGAAGTTACTTATGACAAAGGATTTAAAAGCCCATGGAGAACCATCATGGCGGGAAATACTGCTGGTGAATTACTAGAAAACAATTACTTAATATTGAATCTCAATGAACCATCCAAAATAACTAATCCAGAATGGATAAAGCCTGGAAAAGTAATTCGTGAAGTAACACTAACCACTGAGGGAGGCTTAACCTGCGTAGATTTTGCAGTTAAGCATAACCTACAATATATCGAATTTGATGCTGGATGGTACGGACATGAATATGATGAAACATCTGATGCTACCACAGTCACTGTAGACCCAAAACGCTCTAAAGGGCCACTTGACCTTCCTGCAGTAATTAAATATGCAGAAAGTAAAGGAGTTGGAGTGATATTGTATGTAAACAGAGCTGCTTTAGAAAAACAATTAGATGAAGTCTTGCCTTTGCTGAAATCTTGGGGAGTAAAAGGAGTAAAATATGGTTTTGTAAATGTAGGCTCTCAGAAGTGGACTAACTGGCTTCATGAAGCAGTGAGAAAGGCTGCAGATTATGGCTTAATGGTAGATATTCATGATGAATATCGTCCTACAGGTTATTCTCGTACCTACCCAAACCTGATGACACAGGAAGGAATACGGGGAGATGAGGCATCTGTGGATAATACCATGGTTTTGAAAACCTTATTTGTTCGTATGCTCGCAGGGGCAGGAGACCATACCTATTGTTATTTTAATGAAAGAGTAGATGCAAAACTTGGTTCACATGCTTCTCAGCTTGCCAAGGCTGTTTGCTTATATAGTCCGTGGCAATTTCTATATTGGTATGATAAACCAGTAAAAGAAGACCAAAAAACAGGCACATCCGGGGATTTTGGAAATTCTATAACAGAAGTACCTGAGCTAACATTTTTTGACCAATTACCTACCGTTTGGGATGATACCAAGGTAATTCAAGGTTACCCAGGAGAGTATGCGGTTGTAGCTAGAAAAAGTGGAACGACATGGTTTGTAGGTGCACTGAACGGAGAGCAAGAAAGAGACTATGCAATACCTTTTAACTTTT
This sequence is a window from Arcticibacterium luteifluviistationis. Protein-coding genes within it:
- a CDS encoding glycoside hydrolase family 97 protein, which encodes MNKIAFYLLQTFTLIVVLNSCTAPPQKDNVSVTSPNDKFRFDLQIINSEPIYSAYFNNNKIIGKSSMGFNFSGNETTSHNLTIKSVKNRKVDKLWNPIYGEKNQYPEQYHEVIVDFNTTNENIPVFKLNIRAYNQGIAFRYEFENNGEIIIKEELTEFALPADSEVWVSHNAQANIAKRKVSELEDKLVERPLLAQLNDSLFVALGEAALIDFARMKFAPNKEKPGTLVASLDGEVTYDKGFKSPWRTIMAGNTAGELLENNYLILNLNEPSKITNPEWIKPGKVIREVTLTTEGGLTCVDFAVKHNLQYIEFDAGWYGHEYDETSDATTVTVDPKRSKGPLDLPAVIKYAESKGVGVILYVNRAALEKQLDEVLPLLKSWGVKGVKYGFVNVGSQKWTNWLHEAVRKAADYGLMVDIHDEYRPTGYSRTYPNLMTQEGIRGDEASVDNTMVLKTLFVRMLAGAGDHTYCYFNERVDAKLGSHASQLAKAVCLYSPWQFLYWYDKPVKEDQKTGTSGDFGNSITEVPELTFFDQLPTVWDDTKVIQGYPGEYAVVARKSGTTWFVGALNGEQERDYAIPFNFLDPNSQYEATVFTDDKEIKTRTKVAIDSRTLTSKDIIKKTLERHQGMALIIKKVE